Proteins encoded in a region of the Pseudochaenichthys georgianus chromosome 20, fPseGeo1.2, whole genome shotgun sequence genome:
- the cdk8 gene encoding cyclin-dependent kinase 8 yields the protein MDYDFKVKLTGERERVEDLFEYEGCKVGRGTYGHVYKAKRKDGKDDKDYALKQIEGTGISMSACREIALLRELKHPNVISLQKVFLSHADRKVWLLFDYAEHDLWHIIKFHRASKANKKPLQLPRGMVKSLLYQILDGIHYLHANWVLHRDLKPANILVMGEGPERGRVKIADMGFARLFNSPLKPLADLDPVVVTFWYRAPELLLGARHYTKAIDIWAIGCIFAELLTSEPIFHCRQEDIKTSNPYHHDQLDRIFNVMGFPADKDWEDIKKMPEHSTLMKDFRRNTYTNCSLTKYMEKHKVKPDSKAFHLLQKLLTMDPIRRITSEQAMQDPYFLEEPLPTSDVFAGCQIPYPKREFLTEEEPEDKAEKVRNKNQQQQQGNNHTNGAGHTGNQDNSHAQGPPLKKVRVVPPTTTSGGLIMNSDYQRSNPHAAYQNPGPSTSLPQSSMGYSSTSQQPPQYSHQTHRY from the exons ATGGACTATGATTTTAAAGTGAAGCTGACCGGCGAAAGAGAGCGCGTCGAGGACCTGTTTGAGTACGAGGGCTGCAAAGTGGGAAGAGGCACCTACGGTCATGTTTACAAGGCAAAGAGAAAAGATGG GAAGGATGATAAGGACTACGCCCTCAAGCAGATTGAAGGCACCGGCATCTCCATGTCAGCTTGCAGAGAGATCGCA CTGCTGCGGGAGCTGAAGCATCCCAACGTCATCTCCCTGCAGAAGGTGTTCCTGTCACACGCAGACCGAAAAGTCTGGCTGCTCTTTGACTACGCCGAACATGACCTCTGG CACATCATTAAGTTCCACAGGGCGTCCAAGGCCAACAAGAAGCCCCTGCAGCTGCCCAGAGGAATGGTGAAGTCCCTGCTCTACCAGATCCTGGACGGCATCCATTACCTGCACGCCAACTGGGTCCTCCACAGAGACCTC AAACCAGCTAACATTTTAGTGATGGGAGAAGGGCCAGAGAGGGGCAGAGTAAAGATCG CGGACATGGGGTTTGCCCGCCTCTTCAATTCACCGCTGAAGCCTTTAGCCGATCTGGACCCCGTGGTGGTCACCTTCTGGTACCGAGCACCTGAACTGCTGCTGGGGGCTCGGCACTACACCAAAGCCATCG ATATCTGGGCGATTGGCTGCATCTTTGCAGAGCTGCTGACGTCTGAGCCCATATTCCACTGTCGCCAGGAGGACATCAAGACCAGTAACCCCTACCATCACGACCAACTCGACCGCATCTTCAACGTCATGGGCTTCCCTGCAG ATAAAGACTGGGAGGACATCAAAAAGATGCCAGAACACTCCACGCTGATGAAAGACTTTAGGAGGAACAC ATACACAAACTGCAGCCTTACAAAGTACATGGAAAAACATAAAGTGAAACCAGACAGCAAAGCATTCCACTTG ctgcaGAAGCTGCTCACCATGGACCCCATCCGCAGAATCACATCCGAGCAGGCCATGCAGGACCCCTACTTTTTAGAGGAGCCCCTGCCGACTTCAGA TGTGTTTGCAGGCTGCCAGATCCCCTACCCCAAGAGGGAGTTCCTGACGGAGGAGGAGCCGGAGGACAAAGCAGAGAAAGTAAGAAAT AAAaaccagcagcagcaacaggggAACAACCACACAAATGGGGCGGGGCACACCGGTAACCAAGACAACAGCCACGCCCAGGGCCCGCCTCTGAAGAAAGTGCGAGTCGTCCCCCCCACCACTACCTCAGGTGGCCTCATCATGAACTCAGACTACCAG CGCTCCAATCCACACGCTGCCTACCAGAACCCTGGACCAAGCACATCACTGCCCCAAAGCAGCATGGGATACTCCTCGACCTCCCAGCAGCCGCCGCAGTACTCCCACCAGACCCACCGCTACTGA
- the rnf6 gene encoding E3 ubiquitin-protein ligase RNF6, which translates to MDPPGGGDERHRQAERLRREEAYYHFINDLNEEEYRLMRDSNLLGTPGEVTAEELRHRLDGAKERMSSQPLTEQRPQTADAGEQQGSSGDREERGPGGRRGAGGTEPGAETSNGDSLLEWLNTFRRTGNATRSGQSGNQTWRAVSRTNPNSGEFRFSLEININHDQPEPGEHNDATDSAELPVTAPNTTSPSIRTASHFRPLSTPRLVPYNNPRPALSRRMQTRRTRSSTTTLSMIPSSLPAPAAPPAAAQRRSATLHSLAPPPSVPNPPLDQTTHLQHQGVNAEVEQASDGMSASIDCPRVSPLAGSPADGHESRGSRTRSRGRARRAAAGSGITQRLSRRSRSPVHRIPVAGNTPPLSSGVSGSSIHTAEPGSGTSSVSVETVAEPAVLSEPAAETGERESESHAAGAGSSAVRRHPTIMLDLQVRRIRPGENRDRDSIASRTRSRARVAENTVTFESDSGGFRRTISRSERAGIRTYVSTIRIPLRRISETGLGEPNSTALRSILRQIMTGFGELSSLMETEADSETVAPSHADASVTNSGTGPATRLHTNESVAGQVGTGGVDQERVGQVGSEEEQGGQARLGAAVASPTEGRATSRDTNNLVENGTLPILRLAHFFLLNDEEDDEHPRGLTKEQIDNLVTRTYGQANLEGEIGRACSVCINEYAQGNKLRRLPCSHEFHIHCIDRWLSENNTCPICRQPILAVHHD; encoded by the exons ATGGACCCTCCTGGTGGGGGAGATGAACGGCATAGGCAAGCAGAGCGTCTTCGTCGGGAGGAGGCATACTATCACTTCATTAATGACTTGAATGAAGAGGAGTACCGCCTAATGAGAGACAGCAACCTGCTGGGCACACCTG GGGAGGTGACTGCTGAGGAGCTTCGGCACCGTCTTGATGGCGCAAAAGAGCGCATGTCGTCTCAGCCCCTCACTGAGCAGCGTCCGCAGACTGCTGATGCTGGAGAGCAGCAGGGCAGCAGCGgtgacagagaggagagagggccTGGAGGGAGACGAGGAGCAG GGGGCACAGAGCCTGGAGCAGAAACGTCTAACGGTGACTCATTACTGGAGTGGCTTAACACTTTCAGACGCACTGGTAATGCTACTCGCAGTGGGCAGAGTGGCAACCAGACATGGCGTGCCGTCAGCCGGACCAACCCTAACAGTGGAGAATTCCGATTTAGCCTGGAGATCAACATTAACCATGATCAGCCAGAGCCGGGGGAGCATAATGATGCTACGGACTCTGCAGAGCTGCCAGTGACTGCCCCGAACACAACCTCACCCTCCATACGCACTGCTTCCCACTTTCGCCCTTTATCCACACCTAGGCTAGTCCCGTACAACAACCCCCGCCCTGCCCTCAGTCGGAGGATGCAGACACGCCGTACACGCAGCAGCACTACCACTCTTTCCATGATTCCCTCTTCACTTCCTGCACCAGCTGCCCCCCCAGCGGCTGCTCAGAGGAGAAGTGCCACTTTGCACTCTTTAGCCCCTCCCCCTAGTGTTCCCAACCCTCCTCTTGATCAAACTACACATTTGCAACATCAAGGGGTGAATGCAGAGGTAGAGCAGGCCAGTGATGGTATGTCTGCTTCTATAGACTGTCCCCGTGTGTCACCGCTGGCAGGGTCTCCAGCTGATGGACACGAATCCCGTGGCAGTAGGACTCGTTCACGTGGCCGTGCACGCAGAGCTGCAGCAGGGAGCGGGATTACTCAACGCTTGTCGAGGCGCAGCCGTTCCCCCGTGCATAGAATACCTGTTGCCGGTAACACTCCACCATTAAGCAGTGGAGTCAGTGGCTCCAGCATCCACACTGCTGAGCCAGGCAGTGGCACAAGCTCTGTTTCCGTGGAGACCGTGGCAGAACCTGCAGTTCTATCTGAGCCAGCTGCAGAAACAGGAGAACGTGAAAGTGAATCGCATGCAGCGGGAGCTGGAAGTTCAGCGGTGCGACGTCACCCCACCATCATGTTGGACCTGCAGGTTAGAAGGATCCGACCTGGTGAAAACCGCGATCGGGACAGCATCGCCAGCAGAACACGTTCCCGCGCCAGAGTGGCTGAGAATACCGTCACATTTGAGAGTGACAGTGGTGGATTCAGGCGCACCATCTCCCGCTCCGAGCGAGCGGGGATCCGCACCTATGTGAGCACTATCCGGATTCCTCTGAGGCGCATCAGTGAGACTGGCCTGGGGGAGCCTAACTCCACCGCCCTGCGCTCCATCCTGCGCCAGATCATGACCGGATTTGGGGAGCTGAGTTCCCTAATGGAGACAGAGGCAGATTCTGAAACTGTTGCACCTAGCCATGCAGATGCTAGTGTTACCAATAGTGGCACCGGTCCAGCTACTCGTTTACATACGAATGAGAGCGTAGCTGGCCAGGTTGGTACAGGTGGGGTGGATCAGGAAAGGGTGGGGCAGGTGGGAAGTGAGGAGGAACAGGGTGGGCAGGCCAGGCTGGGAGCAGCGGTAGCGAGCCCCACAGAGGGACGAGCGACCAGCAGAGACACCAACAACCTGGTAGAAAACGGTACTCTACCCATCCTGAGGCTGGCGCACTTCTTCTTGCTCAATGACGAGGAGGACGACGAACATCCTAGGGGCCTGACCAAAGAGCAGATTGACAATCTAGTCACACGCACCTATGGTCAGGCCAACCTGGAGGGGGAGATAGGTAGAGCGTGCAGTGTTTGCATCAATGAGTATGCCCAGGGCAACAAGCTGCGGCGCCTGCCCTGCTCCCATGAGTTTCACATCCACTGCATCGACCGCTGGCTCTCTGAGAACAACACCTGCCCCATCTGCAGGCAGCCCATCCTCGCAGTGCATCATGACTGA